From a single Fulvivirga ulvae genomic region:
- a CDS encoding 6-phosphofructokinase, whose amino-acid sequence MAKRKVLVLTGGGDCPGLNAVIRGIVKRAKSEKDWEVLGSMEAFNGVMREPMEVIALNEKMTAGIHVKGGTILKTTNKGNPFDFPILQRDGGWSTVDKSGELIERIKSLGVEAVISIGGDGSQRISQKLYAQGLNIIGVPKTIDNDLSGTDFTFGFRTAVQIATDSFDKLVTTAESHHRVMIMEVMGRGAGWIALHTALAGGAEVCLIPEIPYDINKVVERLNQRYDQGKGFAHIVIAEGARPKKGKVTAAKSDEVGYENKRLGGVAYRLSEQLKEAGCEADIRETVLGHTQRGGTPIAFDRILATLFGVKAFELVLEGEYGKMVSYKNNRITAVSIEEAIRKYNFVNKNSFMVKAARSIGISFGD is encoded by the coding sequence ATGGCAAAAAGAAAAGTACTCGTACTAACCGGAGGAGGTGACTGCCCGGGCCTTAATGCAGTAATTCGCGGTATTGTGAAACGGGCTAAAAGTGAAAAGGATTGGGAGGTATTGGGGAGCATGGAGGCGTTTAATGGCGTTATGCGGGAGCCTATGGAAGTGATAGCGCTTAACGAGAAAATGACCGCCGGCATACATGTAAAAGGAGGGACTATTTTAAAAACTACAAACAAGGGTAATCCGTTTGACTTTCCTATCCTGCAAAGAGATGGCGGCTGGAGTACCGTCGATAAATCTGGAGAGTTGATAGAGCGTATAAAATCACTTGGTGTTGAAGCGGTTATAAGTATAGGAGGAGACGGTTCTCAAAGGATTTCACAAAAACTTTATGCGCAGGGCCTGAACATAATAGGCGTACCAAAAACGATCGATAATGATCTGTCAGGAACAGATTTTACTTTTGGTTTTCGTACGGCGGTTCAAATTGCAACGGATAGCTTTGATAAACTGGTGACTACGGCAGAGAGTCATCATCGTGTAATGATTATGGAAGTCATGGGGCGTGGAGCCGGATGGATTGCCTTGCACACCGCGCTTGCCGGAGGCGCCGAAGTTTGTTTGATCCCGGAGATTCCCTATGATATCAACAAGGTGGTAGAGAGGCTTAACCAACGTTATGATCAGGGAAAGGGCTTTGCTCATATAGTAATAGCAGAGGGAGCCCGTCCTAAAAAGGGAAAAGTTACAGCAGCGAAAAGCGATGAGGTTGGGTACGAGAATAAACGACTGGGCGGTGTTGCATACCGTTTGTCAGAGCAGCTTAAAGAAGCAGGTTGCGAAGCCGATATCAGGGAAACAGTACTTGGACACACACAAAGAGGGGGTACGCCGATAGCTTTTGACAGAATATTAGCCACACTGTTTGGGGTTAAAGCCTTTGAACTGGTACTTGAGGGAGAGTATGGGAAAATGGTTTCTTATAAGAACAATAGGATTACTGCGGTAAGCATTGAAGAGGCCATTCGTAAGTATAATTTTGTAAATAAGAATTCCTTTATGGTTAAAGCAGCCAGAAGTATAGGCATATCATTTGGGGATTAA
- a CDS encoding TPM domain-containing protein, whose amino-acid sequence MKKLILQLFLLCFLSHSYGQGIQSVPDLWQRVTDQTGTLSSSEVDRLERNLRALEQDKGSQVAVLIVSTTEPEPIEDYGIRVAEKWELGRKDIDDGVILLIAKNDRRVRIEVGYGLEGTIPDATAKRIIDNYIIPNFRQGNFYAGIDEGVEALSTAIQGEELSEPSAHDKSSEETEFPYFILVVVFVIAAQALSKRMGKWKGVSIGAILTTITGLVAAMTK is encoded by the coding sequence ATGAAAAAGTTAATTCTACAACTTTTTTTACTATGCTTTCTCTCCCATTCATATGGTCAGGGCATTCAGTCTGTACCTGATCTATGGCAGCGGGTAACGGACCAGACCGGCACATTGAGTAGTTCAGAAGTTGACCGGTTAGAACGTAATCTCCGGGCTCTTGAACAAGACAAGGGCAGCCAGGTAGCCGTGCTGATCGTTTCGACAACAGAACCTGAGCCTATTGAGGACTATGGCATACGTGTTGCAGAAAAGTGGGAGCTCGGACGAAAGGATATTGATGACGGAGTTATTCTGCTTATAGCCAAAAATGACAGAAGAGTCAGGATTGAAGTAGGTTACGGCCTTGAGGGTACCATTCCGGATGCCACGGCCAAAAGAATTATAGATAACTACATCATACCAAATTTCCGCCAGGGAAATTTTTATGCAGGCATTGATGAAGGAGTAGAGGCATTATCTACCGCTATTCAGGGGGAAGAACTTTCGGAACCATCGGCTCATGACAAATCATCAGAAGAAACTGAATTTCCTTATTTTATTCTTGTTGTTGTTTTTGTAATTGCAGCACAGGCACTGAGCAAAAGGATGGGCAAGTGGAAAGGAGTATCCATTGGAGCAATCTTAACTACGATCACAGGCCTGGTTGCCGCAATGACAAAGTAG
- a CDS encoding saccharopine dehydrogenase family protein, whose product MTDIVVYGAYGYTGELIVKEARKQGIEVVLSGRNEEKLKKLSQETGFSYSAVDLTNKEALHLLLQDAKVVIHCAGPFQQTAKPMVEACLATLTHYLDITGEYQVFELINGYDEAAKKVGMMLLPGSGFDVVPSDCLAALLKARVPDAEKLQLAFAATGGGISRGTSKTMIEGAGEGQVYRSNHQLKTKPQGESVRDINYGSFKKLSAGISWGDVSSAYFSTGIPNIEVFAGSSKKQLKALKWAHRLRFFLKINWVKNFLKKQTDKKPAGPSEEKRENSNTYLWGRAENSNGSYYEARLKTPNGYTLTSQATLLFASKILNGIFRPGFQTPSSAYGRDVILEIDGCQFEKAG is encoded by the coding sequence ATGACAGATATTGTAGTTTATGGAGCTTACGGATATACCGGAGAGCTGATTGTAAAAGAGGCCAGGAAGCAAGGCATAGAGGTTGTACTTTCAGGTAGAAACGAAGAGAAACTAAAAAAGCTTTCTCAGGAGACCGGCTTTTCTTATTCGGCAGTTGACTTGACCAATAAAGAGGCATTACACCTCCTTTTGCAGGATGCAAAGGTGGTCATCCATTGCGCAGGCCCATTTCAACAAACAGCAAAACCTATGGTAGAAGCATGCCTGGCAACACTCACCCATTATCTCGACATTACAGGTGAGTACCAGGTTTTCGAGCTTATTAATGGGTACGATGAGGCAGCAAAAAAAGTCGGTATGATGTTACTTCCCGGCTCAGGATTCGACGTGGTACCCTCAGACTGCCTGGCAGCATTATTAAAAGCGCGTGTTCCTGATGCTGAAAAGTTACAGCTTGCTTTTGCAGCCACAGGAGGAGGTATTTCGCGAGGAACGTCGAAAACAATGATAGAAGGGGCCGGCGAGGGTCAGGTCTATCGATCGAACCACCAGCTAAAAACAAAGCCCCAGGGTGAATCGGTCAGGGATATAAACTATGGATCGTTTAAAAAATTGTCAGCAGGTATAAGCTGGGGCGATGTTTCTTCTGCGTACTTCAGCACTGGCATTCCCAATATTGAAGTTTTCGCAGGGTCATCAAAAAAGCAATTGAAAGCACTAAAATGGGCACACCGTCTGCGCTTTTTCCTTAAAATCAACTGGGTGAAAAATTTCCTCAAAAAGCAGACGGATAAGAAGCCGGCAGGTCCTAGCGAAGAAAAAAGGGAAAACAGCAACACTTACCTTTGGGGCAGGGCTGAAAATTCGAACGGGTCATACTATGAGGCGAGGCTTAAAACCCCAAATGGTTACACACTAACTTCACAGGCGACATTGCTTTTCGCTTCTAAAATTCTCAATGGCATATTCCGCCCGGGCTTTCAAACACCATCTTCCGCCTACGGAAGGGATGTAATTTTGGAGATTGACGGTTGTCAGTTCGAAAAAGCAGGTTAG